A window of Cellulomonas wangleii genomic DNA:
GTGTCGGTCGACGTCACGAGCTGACGAGCTCGTCGAGGTCCGGGGCGGTGTCGAAGAACTCGTGCTCGACCGCGAGGTCGGCCAGGCACTGCAGCACGTCCTCGTCGATCTCGGTCGAGAACTGCGGCAGTCGCAGGTTGGCCGCCGCCGCATCGGGCAGCGACATCTCGGTGACGAGCGACTGACGCATGGTCTCGTCGTGCTCGGCCGCCCACGCGAACGCGGCGGTGAACGCCTCGCGCACGGCCTCGACGAGCTCCGGGTCGTCGGCGACGGTCGTGCCGGTCGTCTGCAGGACGAGCGTGGGCAGGCCCGGCAGCACCGCCTGGTACGGGTCGACGACGCGGGCGCCGCCGGAGCCGACGATCATCGAGACGAACGGCTCGGGCACCCACGCGGCGTCGATGTTGCCGGCCTCGAGCTGCGCCTGGGCGTCGGGGAAGGCGACCTCGACGAACTCGACGGTGCTGGGGTCGCCGCCGTCCTCCTCGACCGCGGCCATGATCGTCAGGTCACCCGCGGCCCCCAGCGAGTTCACCGCGACCTTCTTGCCGGCCAGGTCGGCGGGGCTCGTGATGTCGCTGCCGGCGCCCACGACGACCGAGTTGATGTCGTCGCCCTCGGTCAGGCTCTGCGCGTAGTTGGCGACGATCTTGACGTCGAGGCCCTGCAGGCTCGCGCGCATCGCGCCGAACGGCTGGCCGACGGAGAAGTCGATGTCGCCGTTGATCAGCGCGGGCATGGCCTGCGCCCCGCCCTGGATCGGCTGGACGGTGACGTCGAGGCCGTGCTCGGCGAAGACGCCCGCCTCGACGGCGGCCCACAGCGGCGCGGTCTCGCTGATGCTCAGGGCGCCGATCGTCACGGCGCGCGGGGAGTCGGCATCGGGGGCGTCGGCCGAGGCCGCCGGCTCGCCGTCCGGGGCGGACCCGGAGGACGAGCACGCGGCCAGTCCGAGCGACAGCGCCGCGACGAGCGCCGCCACGAGTGCGGGACGTCGGTTCATGGGGGTCCTCAATTCTCCGTTGAATCTCGGGGTGACGGGCGCCTCCGCACGCCGTCGGGACCGACCAGCGCTCGGACCATGCATGACACTCGTCCAGCAATCGTGCAGTCGAATGTCACACGTGTCAATGCTCCGGGCCCCGCCTCCGCGTCCGGGGCCGGCCGGGTGTGCGTGCGAGAATCGCCCGCATGCCGACGCCGCCCGACGACGCGCTCGCGCCCGACGGTGCCGCCGTCCGGCGGCGCCCCGAGCAGCTGCTGCTGGCGTTCATGGGCGAGCTCATGGTGGCCGGCGAGATCGGGCCCCTCCCCGCGTCCGTGCTCATCGGCGTCCTGGCGGAGCTCGGGGTGGGGGAGGCGGCGACGCGCGCGGCGCTCACCCGCATGGCGGGCCGCGGCCTGCTCGCGCCGCAGCGCGTCGGGCGCACGGTCTCCTACGGTCTGACCGCGCAGAGCGAG
This region includes:
- a CDS encoding ABC transporter substrate-binding protein, which encodes MNRRPALVAALVAALSLGLAACSSSGSAPDGEPAASADAPDADSPRAVTIGALSISETAPLWAAVEAGVFAEHGLDVTVQPIQGGAQAMPALINGDIDFSVGQPFGAMRASLQGLDVKIVANYAQSLTEGDDINSVVVGAGSDITSPADLAGKKVAVNSLGAAGDLTIMAAVEEDGGDPSTVEFVEVAFPDAQAQLEAGNIDAAWVPEPFVSMIVGSGGARVVDPYQAVLPGLPTLVLQTTGTTVADDPELVEAVREAFTAAFAWAAEHDETMRQSLVTEMSLPDAAAANLRLPQFSTEIDEDVLQCLADLAVEHEFFDTAPDLDELVSS